The Mycobacterium seoulense genome has a window encoding:
- the ligD gene encoding non-homologous end-joining DNA ligase translates to MPRIDVEVTHPDRIMFPADGITKRDLVAYYGQVADAMLPHVRGRALNVQRFPRGIGENGFIQQDFADSMPDWMGRVEVTKEGGTVVHPVAERREALPWLANQNAITLHAWQSRRGRLHNPDRLVFDLDPSDSDFGAVRAAAHAVAGVLHDLGLACYVQTTGSRGLHVVVPVRADTDFDTARQFARDVAEVVVADDPTHRTVEVRKEKRSGRVYLDIMRNAYAQTAVAPYSVRARNGAPVATPLEWDELDTRGLRADRFTLRDVPKRLAGQADPWTNMSRHASSLPGPMRRLAKLRA, encoded by the coding sequence ATGCCCCGCATTGACGTCGAGGTCACCCATCCGGACCGGATCATGTTTCCCGCGGACGGGATCACCAAACGCGACCTCGTCGCCTACTACGGTCAGGTGGCCGACGCGATGTTGCCCCATGTGCGGGGCCGGGCGCTCAACGTCCAGCGATTTCCGCGCGGAATCGGGGAGAACGGCTTCATCCAGCAGGATTTCGCCGATTCGATGCCGGACTGGATGGGCCGCGTCGAGGTCACCAAAGAGGGCGGCACCGTGGTGCATCCGGTCGCCGAACGGCGGGAGGCGTTGCCATGGCTGGCCAACCAGAACGCGATCACCCTGCACGCCTGGCAATCGCGGCGGGGCCGGCTGCACAATCCCGACCGGCTGGTCTTCGATCTCGACCCGTCCGACAGTGACTTCGGGGCGGTGCGCGCGGCCGCGCATGCGGTGGCCGGTGTGCTGCACGACCTCGGCCTGGCGTGTTACGTGCAGACCACCGGTTCGCGCGGACTTCACGTCGTGGTGCCGGTGCGGGCGGACACCGACTTCGACACGGCCCGGCAGTTCGCCCGCGACGTCGCCGAAGTTGTGGTCGCGGACGACCCCACCCACCGCACCGTCGAAGTCCGCAAGGAAAAGCGAAGCGGCCGGGTGTATCTCGACATCATGCGAAACGCCTACGCGCAGACCGCGGTTGCGCCGTATTCGGTCCGGGCCCGCAATGGCGCCCCGGTCGCCACACCACTGGAGTGGGACGAATTGGATACTCGTGGACTGCGGGCGGACCGATTCACACTTCGCGACGTTCCCAAACGGCTGGCGGGCCAGGCCGATCCGTGGACGAACATGTCGCGGCACGCCAGCTCGCTGCCCGGCCCCATGCGACGTTTGGCGAAACTCCGTGCCTGA
- a CDS encoding DUF402 domain-containing protein, producing MRDVDDYAVQPWGLYVARPTPGRAQFHYLESWLLPSLGLRATVFHFNPGHERDHDFYLDVGEYTPGPEVWRSEDHYLDIEVRTGDGADLADVDELLDAVRHGLLTPEVAERAVRRAVDAVAGLARNGYDLSRWLAGHGMELTWRKT from the coding sequence GTGCGGGACGTGGATGACTATGCGGTCCAGCCGTGGGGGCTCTACGTGGCCCGGCCCACCCCCGGCCGCGCCCAGTTCCATTACCTCGAGTCGTGGCTGCTGCCCTCACTCGGCTTGCGCGCCACGGTGTTTCATTTCAATCCCGGCCACGAACGCGATCACGACTTCTACCTCGACGTGGGCGAATACACCCCAGGACCCGAGGTGTGGCGTTCGGAGGACCATTACCTCGACATCGAGGTCCGCACGGGCGACGGCGCGGACCTGGCCGACGTCGACGAGTTGCTGGACGCCGTCCGGCACGGCTTGTTGACCCCGGAGGTCGCCGAGCGGGCGGTGCGGCGCGCCGTGGACGCCGTTGCGGGCTTGGCCCGCAACGGGTATGACCTCTCGCGCTGGCTGGCCGGCCACGGGATGGAGCTGACGTGGCGCAAGACGTAG
- a CDS encoding SDR family oxidoreductase — protein sequence MSDLSGKTALVTGGNSGIGLAAARRLADAGAHVILTGRNQQTIDAAVASIGERATGIRADVANLDDVAAIADVIASRGEGLDVLFANAGGGEFAALGDISVEHFTSTFMTNVGGTLFTVQAVLPLLNRGSSIVLTGSTAAYNGTPAFSVYAATKAAIRSFGRTWAAELVGRGIRVNTIVPGPVETPGLLGLAPAGREQELREGEAAKVPMGRLGRPEEVAAAVLFLASDESSFMTGGEIFVDGGAEQI from the coding sequence GTGAGCGACCTCAGCGGAAAGACAGCCCTCGTCACCGGCGGGAATTCGGGCATCGGGTTGGCGGCCGCGCGCCGGCTGGCCGACGCGGGCGCCCACGTCATCCTGACCGGTCGCAATCAGCAGACCATCGACGCCGCCGTGGCTTCGATCGGAGAACGGGCGACGGGCATCCGCGCTGACGTGGCCAACCTTGACGACGTGGCGGCCATCGCCGACGTCATCGCGTCCCGCGGAGAAGGGCTCGACGTGCTCTTCGCCAACGCGGGCGGCGGAGAATTCGCGGCGCTGGGCGACATTTCGGTCGAACACTTCACCTCGACGTTCATGACCAATGTGGGCGGCACGTTGTTCACGGTGCAAGCCGTGCTGCCACTGCTCAACCGCGGCTCGTCGATCGTGCTGACCGGCTCGACCGCGGCCTACAACGGCACCCCCGCGTTCAGCGTGTACGCGGCGACGAAGGCGGCGATCCGCTCCTTCGGGCGGACCTGGGCCGCCGAACTCGTGGGCCGCGGGATACGGGTGAACACCATCGTTCCCGGACCGGTCGAGACGCCGGGGCTGCTGGGGCTGGCGCCCGCCGGCCGGGAGCAGGAGCTGCGAGAAGGCGAGGCGGCCAAGGTCCCGATGGGCCGCCTGGGCAGGCCCGAGGAAGTCGCCGCGGCGGTGCTTTTCCTCGCGTCGGACGAAAGCAGCTTCATGACCGGCGGCGAGATCTTCGTCGATGGCGGTGCGGAACAAATCTAG
- the polA gene encoding DNA polymerase I, whose product MLLDGNSLAFRAFYALPAENFKTRGGLTTNAVYGFTAMLINLLRDEAPTHVAAAFDVSRQTFRSERYPEYKANRSSTPDEFHGQIDITKEVLNALGITVLAEPGFEADDLIATLATQAENEGFRVLVVTGDRDSLQLVSDDVTVLYPRKGVSELTRFTPEAVVEKYGLTPTQYPDFAALRGDPSDNLPGIPGVGEKTASKWIAEYGSLQGLVDNVDSVRGKVGDALRANLAGVIRNRELTDLVKDVPLAQTPDTLRMQPWDRDHIHRLFDDLEFRVLRDRLFDTLAAVEPEVDAGFDVRGGALQAGELAVWLAEHSSGKRFGLAVVGTHLAYDADATALAIVSADGEGRYIDTSALDPDDEAALASWLADPGPPKALHEAKLAMHDLAGRGWTLAGVTSDTALAAYLVRPGQRSFSLEDLSLRYLRRELRAETAEQQQLSLLDDPEGTDDQAVQTLILRAVAVLDLADALDEELARINSTSLLGGMELPVQRVLAGMEHTGIAVDLDLLGELQSDFAHQIRDAAEAAYAVIGKQINLGSPKQLQAVLFDELEMPKTKRTKTGYTTDADALQSLFDKTGHPFLQHLLTHRDATRLKVTVDGLLNSVASDGRIHTTFNQTIAATGRLSSTEPNLQNIPIRTEAGRRIRDAFVVGGGYSELMTADYSQIEMRIMAHLSRDEGLIEAFNTGEDLHSFVASRAFGVPIDEVTAELRRRVKAMSYGLAYGLSAYGLSQQLKISTEEAKDQMDAYFARFGGVRDYLMNIVEQARKDGYTSTVLGRRRYLPELDSSNRQVREAAERAALNAPIQGSAADIIKVAMIEVDKAINEAGLKSRMLLQVHDELLFEVAPGERDQLEALAREKMGGAYPLDVPLEVSVGYGRSWDAAAH is encoded by the coding sequence ATGCTGCTGGACGGCAATTCGCTGGCTTTCCGCGCTTTCTACGCGCTGCCCGCCGAGAATTTCAAGACCCGCGGCGGCCTGACCACCAACGCGGTCTACGGCTTCACCGCGATGCTGATCAACCTGCTGCGCGACGAGGCACCCACGCATGTGGCCGCGGCGTTCGACGTGTCGCGGCAGACCTTCCGTTCCGAGCGGTACCCGGAGTACAAGGCGAACCGGTCGTCGACGCCGGACGAGTTTCACGGGCAGATCGACATCACCAAGGAAGTGCTGAACGCGCTGGGCATCACGGTGCTGGCCGAGCCCGGCTTCGAGGCCGACGACCTCATCGCGACGCTGGCCACCCAGGCCGAGAACGAGGGCTTCCGCGTGCTGGTGGTCACCGGGGACCGGGACTCCCTGCAGTTGGTGAGCGACGACGTGACGGTCCTCTACCCGCGCAAGGGCGTCAGCGAACTCACCCGGTTCACGCCGGAGGCCGTCGTCGAGAAGTACGGGTTGACCCCGACCCAGTACCCCGACTTCGCCGCCCTGCGTGGGGATCCCAGCGACAACCTGCCCGGCATCCCGGGGGTGGGGGAGAAGACCGCGTCGAAATGGATCGCCGAATACGGTTCGCTGCAAGGGCTGGTGGACAACGTCGACTCGGTGCGCGGCAAGGTCGGTGACGCGCTGCGCGCCAATCTGGCCGGCGTGATCCGCAATCGCGAGCTCACCGACCTCGTCAAGGACGTGCCGCTGGCGCAGACCCCGGACACGCTGCGCATGCAGCCGTGGGATCGCGACCACATCCACCGGCTCTTCGACGACCTGGAATTCCGGGTGCTGCGCGACCGGCTGTTCGACACCCTGGCCGCCGTGGAGCCCGAGGTCGACGCGGGTTTCGACGTGCGCGGCGGCGCGCTGCAGGCCGGCGAGCTGGCCGTGTGGCTGGCCGAGCACAGTTCGGGCAAGCGGTTCGGCCTGGCCGTCGTCGGCACCCACCTGGCCTACGACGCCGACGCCACCGCGCTGGCCATCGTGTCCGCCGACGGGGAGGGCCGCTACATCGACACCTCCGCGCTGGATCCCGACGACGAGGCGGCGCTGGCGTCCTGGCTGGCCGACCCGGGTCCGCCCAAGGCGCTGCACGAGGCGAAGCTGGCGATGCACGACCTCGCCGGACGGGGCTGGACGCTGGCCGGGGTCACCTCCGACACCGCGCTGGCCGCCTACCTGGTGCGGCCCGGGCAGCGCAGCTTCTCCCTCGAGGACCTGTCGCTGCGCTACCTGCGTAGGGAGCTGCGCGCGGAAACCGCCGAACAACAACAACTTTCGCTACTCGACGACCCCGAGGGCACCGACGACCAGGCGGTACAGACGCTGATCCTGCGGGCCGTGGCGGTGCTGGATCTGGCCGACGCGCTCGACGAGGAGCTGGCCCGCATCAATTCCACATCGCTGCTGGGCGGCATGGAGTTGCCGGTGCAGCGGGTGCTGGCCGGGATGGAACACACCGGCATCGCAGTCGATTTGGATCTGCTCGGCGAGCTGCAGAGCGATTTCGCCCACCAGATCCGCGACGCCGCCGAAGCGGCCTACGCGGTGATCGGCAAGCAGATCAACCTGGGCTCGCCAAAACAGTTGCAGGCGGTGCTCTTCGACGAGCTGGAGATGCCGAAGACCAAGCGGACCAAGACCGGCTACACCACCGACGCCGACGCCCTGCAGTCGCTGTTCGACAAGACCGGCCATCCCTTCCTGCAGCACCTGCTCACCCACCGCGACGCCACCCGCCTCAAGGTGACCGTGGACGGGTTGCTCAATTCGGTGGCCTCCGACGGGCGCATCCACACCACGTTCAACCAGACCATCGCGGCGACGGGCCGGCTGTCGTCGACCGAGCCGAATCTGCAGAACATTCCGATCCGCACCGAGGCCGGCCGGCGGATCCGCGACGCGTTCGTGGTCGGCGGCGGCTACAGCGAGCTGATGACCGCCGACTACAGCCAGATCGAGATGCGGATCATGGCGCACCTGTCCCGGGACGAGGGCCTCATCGAGGCCTTCAACACGGGGGAGGACCTGCATTCGTTCGTCGCATCCCGGGCGTTCGGCGTGCCGATCGACGAGGTCACCGCCGAACTGCGCCGCCGGGTCAAGGCGATGTCGTACGGCCTGGCCTACGGGCTGAGCGCCTACGGGCTGTCGCAACAGCTGAAGATCTCCACCGAGGAGGCGAAGGACCAGATGGACGCCTACTTCGCCCGTTTCGGCGGGGTGCGCGACTACCTGATGAACATCGTCGAGCAGGCCCGCAAGGACGGCTACACCTCGACGGTGCTGGGCCGCCGCCGGTACCTTCCCGAACTGGACAGCAGCAACCGCCAGGTGCGGGAGGCCGCCGAGCGGGCGGCGCTCAACGCCCCCATCCAGGGCAGCGCCGCCGACATCATCAAGGTGGCGATGATCGAGGTCGACAAGGCGATCAACGAAGCCGGGCTGAAATCCCGCATGCTGCTGCAGGTGCACGACGAACTCCTGTTCGAAGTCGCGCCCGGCGAACGGGACCAGCTCGAGGCGCTGGCCCGCGAGAAGATGGGCGGCGCCTATCCGCTCGACGTCCCGCTCGAGGTGTCGGTCGGATACGGCCGCTCATGGGACGCCGCCGCGCACTAG
- the rpsA gene encoding 30S ribosomal protein S1, with protein MPSPTVTSPQVAVNDIGSSEDFLAAIDKTIKYFNDGDIVEGTIVKVDRDEVLLDIGYKTEGVIPARELSIKHDVDPSEVVSVGDEVEALVLTKEDKEGRLILSKKRAQYERAWGTIEALKEKDEAVKGTVIEVVKGGLILDIGLRGFLPASLVEMRRVRDLQPYIGKEIEAKIIELDKNRNNVVLSRRAWLEQTQSEVRSEFLNQLQKGAIRKGVVSSIVNFGAFVDLGGVDGLVHVSELSWKHIDHPSEVVQVGDEVTVEVLDVDMDRERVSLSLKATQEDPWRHFARTHAIGQIVPGKVTKLVPFGAFVRVEEGIEGLVHISELAERHVEVPDQVVAVGDDAMVKVIDIDLERRRISLSLKQANEDYTEEFDPAKYGMADSYDEQGNYIFPEGFDAETNEWLEGFEKQRTEWEARYAEAERRHKMHTAQMEKFAAAEAAGHAEQSSANGAPAEKAAGGSLASDAQLAALREKLAGNA; from the coding sequence ATGCCGAGTCCCACCGTCACCTCGCCGCAAGTAGCCGTCAACGACATTGGCTCCAGCGAGGACTTTCTTGCCGCAATAGACAAAACGATCAAGTACTTCAACGATGGCGACATCGTCGAGGGGACGATCGTCAAAGTGGACCGGGACGAGGTGCTCCTCGACATCGGCTACAAGACCGAGGGCGTCATCCCCGCCCGCGAGCTCTCCATCAAGCACGACGTCGACCCCAGCGAGGTCGTTTCCGTCGGCGATGAGGTCGAAGCCCTCGTCCTCACCAAGGAGGACAAAGAGGGCCGCCTGATCCTGTCCAAGAAGCGCGCGCAGTACGAGCGCGCCTGGGGCACCATCGAGGCGCTCAAGGAGAAGGACGAGGCCGTCAAGGGCACCGTCATCGAGGTCGTCAAGGGTGGCCTGATCCTCGACATCGGCCTGCGTGGCTTCCTGCCCGCGTCGCTGGTCGAGATGCGTCGGGTCCGCGATCTGCAGCCGTACATCGGCAAGGAGATCGAGGCCAAGATCATCGAGCTGGACAAGAACCGCAACAACGTGGTGCTGTCGCGCCGGGCCTGGCTGGAGCAGACCCAGTCCGAGGTGCGCAGCGAGTTCCTCAACCAGCTGCAGAAGGGCGCCATCCGCAAGGGTGTGGTCTCCTCCATCGTCAACTTCGGCGCGTTCGTCGACCTCGGCGGTGTGGACGGCCTGGTGCACGTCTCCGAGCTGTCCTGGAAGCACATCGACCACCCGTCGGAGGTCGTCCAGGTCGGCGACGAGGTCACCGTCGAGGTGCTCGACGTCGACATGGACCGCGAGCGGGTCTCGTTGTCGCTCAAGGCGACCCAGGAAGACCCGTGGCGGCACTTCGCCCGCACGCACGCCATCGGCCAGATCGTGCCCGGCAAGGTCACCAAGCTGGTTCCGTTCGGCGCGTTCGTCCGCGTGGAAGAGGGCATCGAGGGCCTGGTGCACATCTCGGAGCTGGCCGAGCGCCACGTCGAGGTGCCCGACCAGGTGGTCGCCGTCGGCGACGACGCGATGGTCAAGGTCATCGACATCGACCTGGAGCGCCGCCGGATCTCGTTGTCGCTCAAGCAGGCCAACGAGGACTACACCGAGGAGTTCGACCCCGCCAAGTACGGCATGGCCGACAGCTACGACGAGCAGGGCAACTACATCTTCCCCGAGGGCTTCGACGCCGAGACCAACGAATGGCTCGAGGGTTTCGAGAAGCAGCGCACCGAGTGGGAGGCCCGCTACGCCGAGGCCGAGCGCCGGCACAAGATGCACACCGCGCAGATGGAGAAGTTTGCCGCGGCCGAGGCGGCCGGGCACGCCGAGCAGTCGTCGGCCAACGGAGCCCCCGCGGAGAAGGCGGCGGGCGGGTCGCTGGCCAGCGACGCCCAATTGGCGGCTCTGCGGGAGAAACTCGCCGGCAACGCCTGA
- the coaE gene encoding dephospho-CoA kinase, with protein MLRIGLTGGIGAGKSALSTTFAKCGAVIVDGDVIAREVVQPGTEGLAALVEAFGADILLPDGSLDRPALAAKAFADDEARQRLNGIVHPLVGKRRAEIIASVPEDSVVVEDIPLLVESGMAPLFPLVVVVHADVEVRVRRLVELRGMPESDARARIAAQASDEQRRAVADIWVDNSGGPQELVRRAQELWDNRILPFAHNLSKREIARAPVRLVAPDPTWPDQARRIVNRLQTACGHRALRVDHIGSTAVPDLPAKDVIDMQITVESLAVADELAGPLLAAGYPRWEHINEDTARADARSTVDRFDHQDDASLWQKRIHASSDPGRPTNVHIRVDGWPGQQFALLFVDWLRSDADARADYLAVKREAERAAGGDISAYVAVKEPWYRDAYQRAWAWADSTGWRP; from the coding sequence ATGCTGCGTATCGGGCTGACCGGTGGCATCGGTGCCGGCAAGTCGGCGCTGTCGACCACCTTCGCGAAATGCGGTGCGGTCATCGTCGACGGCGACGTCATCGCGCGCGAGGTGGTCCAGCCGGGCACCGAGGGACTGGCGGCGCTGGTCGAAGCGTTCGGTGCCGACATCCTGCTTCCCGACGGCTCGCTGGATCGTCCCGCGTTGGCGGCCAAGGCCTTTGCCGATGACGAGGCACGTCAACGGCTGAACGGCATCGTCCACCCGCTGGTCGGCAAGCGCCGCGCCGAGATCATCGCCTCGGTGCCCGAGGATTCGGTTGTCGTCGAAGACATTCCGCTGCTGGTGGAATCGGGGATGGCGCCGCTGTTCCCGCTCGTCGTCGTGGTGCACGCCGACGTCGAGGTGCGGGTGCGGCGGCTGGTCGAGCTGCGCGGCATGCCCGAATCCGACGCCCGCGCCCGGATCGCCGCGCAGGCCAGCGACGAACAGCGCCGTGCGGTCGCCGACATCTGGGTGGACAACTCCGGCGGCCCGCAGGAGTTGGTGCGACGGGCACAGGAGTTGTGGGACAACCGGATCCTGCCCTTCGCGCACAACCTCAGCAAGCGTGAGATCGCCCGCGCCCCGGTACGTCTGGTGGCACCCGATCCGACGTGGCCGGACCAGGCCCGGCGCATCGTCAACCGCCTGCAGACCGCGTGCGGCCACCGCGCGTTGCGGGTCGACCACATCGGCTCGACCGCCGTGCCGGATCTTCCCGCCAAGGACGTCATCGACATGCAGATCACCGTCGAATCCTTGGCGGTCGCCGATGAACTCGCCGGGCCCCTGCTGGCCGCGGGGTATCCCCGCTGGGAGCACATCAACGAGGACACCGCCAGGGCCGACGCCCGCAGCACCGTCGACCGCTTCGACCACCAGGACGACGCATCGCTGTGGCAGAAGCGGATTCACGCCTCGTCGGATCCCGGCCGTCCGACCAACGTGCACATCCGGGTGGACGGCTGGCCGGGGCAGCAGTTCGCCCTGCTGTTCGTCGACTGGCTGCGGAGCGACGCCGACGCGCGCGCCGACTACCTGGCCGTCAAGCGCGAGGCCGAGCGGGCGGCCGGCGGCGACATCTCCGCGTACGTCGCCGTCAAGGAGCCGTGGTATCGCGACGCCTACCAGCGCGCGTGGGCCTGGGCGGATTCCACCGGCTGGCGGCCCTAA
- the ligD gene encoding non-homologous end-joining DNA ligase, whose protein sequence is MAQDVAAGLPDEPVPDWRSPTLATLTDKRFSDPRWIFERKFDGMRCLAFRDGGRVRLLSRNRQPLNGTYPELIDALAAQGTTRFVVDGEVVAFDGRRTSFARLQGRLGITNPQVARASPVRVFYYVFDLLHLDGKSTVDAPLIWRKRLLRKAIEFGDPLRYTPHRVADGLAAYRAACERGDEGVIAKLAESRYEGGRSKNWLKFKCVRDQEFVVGGYTSPRGSRVELGALLLGYYDGRDLVYAGKVGTGFDEATLHRLRERLSPLARDTPPFGRGLVREAGAHWARPELVVQIGFTEWTRDGKLRHPRYLGIRTDKDPTDVVRETPDAPH, encoded by the coding sequence GTGGCGCAAGACGTAGCCGCGGGGCTGCCCGACGAACCCGTGCCCGACTGGCGATCCCCCACGCTGGCGACCCTGACCGACAAGCGGTTCTCCGATCCGCGCTGGATCTTCGAGCGCAAGTTCGACGGGATGCGCTGCCTGGCGTTCCGGGACGGCGGCCGGGTGCGGCTGTTGTCGCGAAACCGCCAGCCGCTCAACGGAACCTATCCGGAACTGATCGACGCGCTTGCCGCCCAGGGCACGACCCGCTTCGTGGTCGACGGCGAGGTGGTGGCCTTCGACGGGCGCCGCACCAGCTTCGCCCGGCTGCAGGGCCGGCTGGGCATCACCAACCCCCAGGTGGCCCGCGCATCGCCGGTGCGCGTCTTCTACTACGTCTTCGACCTCCTGCACCTCGACGGCAAGTCCACCGTCGACGCGCCGCTGATCTGGCGTAAGCGGTTGCTACGCAAGGCGATTGAATTCGGTGACCCACTGCGCTACACCCCGCACCGGGTCGCCGACGGCCTGGCCGCCTACCGCGCGGCCTGCGAGCGCGGCGACGAAGGGGTGATCGCGAAGCTGGCCGAGTCGAGATATGAGGGCGGACGCTCGAAGAATTGGCTGAAGTTCAAGTGCGTGCGTGATCAGGAGTTCGTGGTCGGCGGCTACACCAGCCCCAGGGGCAGCCGCGTCGAGTTGGGCGCGCTGCTGCTGGGCTATTACGACGGTCGCGACCTGGTGTACGCCGGCAAGGTGGGCACCGGCTTCGACGAAGCCACGCTGCACCGCCTGCGCGAGCGGCTCTCCCCGCTCGCGCGGGACACTCCGCCCTTCGGCCGAGGTCTGGTGCGGGAAGCCGGCGCCCACTGGGCCCGCCCGGAACTGGTGGTCCAGATCGGTTTCACCGAGTGGACCCGTGACGGAAAGCTGCGCCATCCGCGTTACCTCGGCATCCGCACCGACAAGGACCCCACCGACGTCGTGCGGGAGACCCCTGATGCCCCGCATTGA